Proteins from one Thiomicrorhabdus sp. genomic window:
- a CDS encoding outer membrane protein transport protein: protein MSRLRGLQLAIGLGFGLPASWSFASGFALIEQSAGGQGVSYAGAAANAEDASVMWFNPAGLALIEGDQLVGALHAVKPQLAFHNNGSYSASALPLPISLPINGGPVSGEGDDGATLALVPNFYWKTRLGPVDFGLGINVPFGSHLVYKDDWVGRYQAIETNLKTINLNPAVAARLTPWLAFGAGANVQYVDLTMSQKMDNNLLLNRGAADGDAVISADSIGYGYNLGFMLMPTESTTIGVSYRSKVEQNAKGKIKYSNITDPLYAMVHVEDGKVGVSSDVSLPATAMFSLKQMIGSKLAFLADATWTKWTDYDELIIHFESGQDALNSRQEFKDSWRYSVGAIYQASPKLTLRTGVAIDHTPVTSAENRSPRTPDSERRWVSVGMGYRFVKSMRLDLAYSHLMGEEDEVDYTTDDIHYLIGDYKASVDIVSAQLVWDY, encoded by the coding sequence ATGAGCCGATTAAGAGGGTTACAATTAGCAATTGGGCTGGGATTTGGATTACCGGCATCTTGGAGTTTTGCATCCGGGTTCGCATTAATCGAACAGAGTGCAGGAGGTCAGGGAGTCTCTTATGCGGGCGCTGCAGCCAATGCGGAAGATGCCAGTGTCATGTGGTTTAACCCGGCCGGTTTGGCTTTGATTGAAGGTGACCAGCTTGTCGGTGCCTTGCATGCAGTGAAGCCCCAGTTAGCCTTTCATAACAACGGCAGCTATAGTGCTTCGGCACTCCCTTTGCCGATCAGCCTTCCGATCAACGGCGGCCCGGTCAGCGGCGAAGGGGATGATGGAGCCACTTTGGCACTGGTGCCGAATTTCTATTGGAAAACCCGTCTCGGCCCGGTTGATTTTGGACTGGGAATTAATGTGCCTTTCGGTTCTCATCTGGTTTATAAAGACGACTGGGTCGGACGTTATCAGGCGATTGAAACCAATCTCAAAACCATCAATCTGAATCCGGCTGTTGCGGCGCGTTTGACTCCGTGGCTGGCATTTGGTGCGGGTGCGAATGTTCAGTATGTCGATTTGACGATGTCGCAAAAAATGGATAACAATCTGTTACTGAACCGAGGTGCAGCGGATGGCGATGCCGTTATTTCCGCCGACAGCATCGGTTATGGCTATAACCTGGGATTCATGCTGATGCCGACCGAATCGACAACGATCGGAGTGTCCTATCGCTCCAAGGTTGAGCAGAATGCCAAAGGGAAAATTAAATACAGCAACATTACCGACCCACTTTATGCAATGGTCCATGTCGAGGATGGCAAGGTCGGAGTGTCTTCCGATGTGAGTTTGCCGGCAACCGCGATGTTCAGTCTTAAGCAGATGATTGGTTCGAAGTTGGCATTCCTGGCGGACGCCACCTGGACCAAGTGGACCGATTACGATGAACTGATTATTCATTTCGAGTCCGGACAGGATGCGTTGAATTCACGTCAGGAATTTAAGGATTCATGGCGTTATTCCGTTGGGGCAATCTATCAAGCCTCTCCTAAGCTGACTTTGAGAACCGGGGTGGCGATTGACCACACGCCAGTGACCTCGGCCGAGAATCGCAGCCCGAGAACACCGGACTCCGAACGGCGCTGGGTATCGGTTGGAATGGGATACCGCTTTGTCAAATCCATGCGACTTGATCTGGCGTACAGTCACTTGATGGGCGAAGAGGATGAAGTCGACTATACCACCGACGACATCCATTATCTGATTGGTGATTATAAAGCTTCGGTGGATATCGTCAGCGCCCAGTTGGTGTGGGATTATTAA
- a CDS encoding HlyC/CorC family transporter, producing MNSLDVSVLFGILVLLIILSAIFSSSETSMMALNRYRLKHKVKSGHKGAILAQKLLESPDRLLGVILLGNNFVNIFASSIATIIAMKLIGEAGIALAAGLLTLVVLVFAEVAPKTLAALYPEKIAYPAAFLLTPLLKILSPIVWLVNFFANGFLRLFRIKVHHHDDQHSLTQEELQTLINEATSQLPDHYRSMLSSVLQLESVTVEDVMIPKQDVYAVDIEQPFEHILKAIQKSPYTRVPIYRNSLDDDLIGILNLRRALPVLMRDDVRLKDIIKLTRPAYYIPETTSLSIQLGKFNEKKRRMALIVDEYGDLQGLLTMEDLLEEIVGKLSTDAKAKPVEETVALNDDGSMTIDASEFIRDLNKAYELDLPTDGPKTLNGLIQEELESFPSVGTCIKVDDYVLEVTETTDNAIETVKLTEYFASKPRETHE from the coding sequence TTGAACTCTCTAGACGTATCTGTCCTTTTCGGCATACTGGTGTTGCTGATTATTCTATCGGCCATTTTCTCCAGTTCGGAAACCAGCATGATGGCGCTAAACCGCTATCGACTGAAGCACAAAGTAAAATCCGGCCACAAAGGCGCCATCCTTGCCCAAAAATTACTCGAATCGCCGGATCGGCTACTCGGGGTAATTCTGCTCGGTAATAATTTCGTCAACATTTTCGCCTCCTCGATCGCCACCATCATTGCAATGAAACTGATCGGAGAAGCAGGTATCGCACTGGCCGCAGGTCTATTAACACTGGTTGTTCTGGTTTTTGCCGAAGTTGCCCCCAAAACACTGGCAGCACTTTATCCTGAAAAAATCGCTTACCCGGCCGCCTTTCTACTCACACCGTTGCTTAAAATTCTGTCTCCGATCGTCTGGCTGGTGAATTTTTTCGCCAACGGTTTTCTGCGACTGTTCCGAATCAAAGTTCATCACCATGATGACCAACACTCACTGACTCAGGAAGAACTGCAAACCCTGATCAACGAAGCAACCAGTCAACTGCCGGATCATTACCGTTCCATGTTGAGCAGCGTCCTGCAGCTGGAAAGTGTTACGGTCGAAGATGTGATGATTCCCAAACAGGACGTGTATGCGGTTGACATCGAACAGCCTTTCGAACACATTCTCAAGGCGATTCAAAAATCGCCTTATACTCGGGTTCCGATCTACCGCAACTCTTTGGACGACGACCTGATCGGGATTCTGAACCTGCGACGCGCCTTGCCGGTACTGATGCGCGATGACGTACGCCTGAAAGACATTATCAAATTGACACGTCCGGCCTATTACATACCGGAAACGACCTCCCTGAGCATTCAGCTGGGTAAATTCAACGAGAAGAAACGCCGAATGGCTCTGATCGTCGACGAATACGGGGATCTGCAGGGACTGCTGACCATGGAAGATTTACTGGAAGAAATCGTCGGCAAACTCTCAACCGACGCCAAGGCCAAACCGGTTGAGGAAACCGTTGCTTTGAACGATGACGGCAGCATGACCATCGACGCCTCGGAGTTTATTCGCGACCTCAACAAAGCCTACGAGCTGGATCTTCCGACCGATGGTCCCAAAACCCTTAACGGCCTCATTCAGGAGGAGCTTGAAAGCTTTCCGTCAGTCGGTACTTGCATCAAAGTCGACGATTATGTCCTGGAAGTAACCGAAACCACCGATAATGCTATCGAGACCGTGAAACTCACCGAGTATTTCGCGAGTAAACCAAGAGAAACACATGAGTAA
- the ccsA gene encoding cytochrome c biogenesis protein CcsA — protein sequence MLIGGSSALVASLIYLFASLRLWKKIQTHNAPKVRGNTFYITAVAVLLHAFSLQHTLLQEQHLIFNLGNMLSLILLLSSTILLFTNLNKPTETLGIFIFPVAALSTLLPQMLQEQTPLPLELGSHVLISISAYSIMGLATAQAVLYSIQEKRFRTRRLSTLMRALPPLQVMEKTLIQLVVIGFVFLSFALLSGVFFVEDLFAQHLIHKTFFAILSWLLYALFLFGHFQYGWRGQKAVKYIIWAYVLLVLSYIGTQIILLSIYG from the coding sequence ATGTTAATCGGTGGAAGCAGCGCTTTGGTTGCCAGCTTGATCTATCTGTTTGCCAGTCTTCGACTGTGGAAAAAGATTCAGACCCATAATGCCCCGAAAGTACGCGGCAATACCTTTTATATCACTGCCGTTGCCGTCTTGCTGCACGCATTCTCCCTGCAGCATACTCTGCTCCAGGAACAGCACCTGATTTTCAACCTCGGCAATATGCTGTCCCTGATTCTGTTGCTATCCTCTACGATTCTGCTGTTTACCAATTTAAACAAACCAACTGAAACGCTAGGGATCTTCATCTTTCCCGTCGCAGCCTTAAGCACACTATTGCCGCAAATGCTGCAGGAACAGACACCCTTGCCGCTGGAACTGGGCAGTCACGTCCTGATTTCCATCAGCGCCTACAGTATTATGGGGCTGGCAACCGCCCAGGCGGTACTCTATTCCATTCAGGAAAAGCGCTTTAGAACCCGCAGATTATCTACTCTGATGCGTGCGCTGCCGCCGTTACAGGTCATGGAAAAAACCTTGATTCAGCTGGTTGTTATCGGCTTTGTTTTCTTAAGCTTCGCCCTTTTGAGCGGCGTGTTCTTCGTGGAGGATCTGTTTGCGCAGCACCTCATACACAAAACCTTTTTCGCCATACTTTCCTGGCTGCTTTACGCCCTGTTCCTGTTCGGTCACTTCCAATATGGCTGGCGCGGACAGAAAGCGGTTAAATACATCATCTGGGCCTATGTTCTGCTGGTTCTGAGTTACATCGGCACTCAAATCATTCTACTATCGATTTACGGCTGA
- the xerD gene encoding site-specific tyrosine recombinase XerD — protein MSDQQLINDFLQFLTLNQGLSQNTVQAYRRDLKLLLEWMPEHALDDLSGVQGEDLKGFMLEMQESRTASSNARLLSALKQFYQWALQYQSFTADPTALLKGPKLTKSIPAVLSEQQVDDLLRAPDISTPLGLRDRAILELMYATGLRVSEVVALPLEQLNLSAGLVQVIGKGNKERIVPLGEVAIEWLQRYMRNARPVLLKHAWGEALFISQQGRSMTRQTLWHRVKKLARQADICGDLSPHGLRHAFATHLLNHGADLRSVQLLLGHSDLSTTQIYTHVAKERLHQLHQTHHPRG, from the coding sequence ATGAGCGATCAGCAACTTATCAACGATTTTCTACAATTCCTCACTTTGAATCAGGGGTTGAGTCAAAATACCGTACAGGCCTATAGGCGTGACTTGAAGCTATTGCTTGAGTGGATGCCGGAACATGCACTTGACGACTTGTCCGGTGTTCAGGGAGAAGATCTGAAAGGTTTTATGCTTGAAATGCAGGAATCACGCACTGCGAGTAGCAATGCGAGGCTGCTTTCGGCATTAAAGCAATTCTATCAATGGGCTTTACAGTATCAGAGCTTTACTGCCGATCCGACCGCTTTGCTAAAAGGTCCGAAGTTGACCAAGTCGATTCCGGCGGTATTAAGCGAACAGCAGGTGGATGATCTGTTAAGGGCGCCGGATATTTCCACTCCTTTGGGTTTGCGCGACAGAGCCATCCTTGAATTGATGTATGCAACCGGGTTGAGGGTTTCTGAAGTGGTTGCACTACCGCTTGAGCAATTGAATCTCTCGGCCGGTCTGGTTCAGGTTATCGGAAAAGGGAATAAGGAACGCATCGTACCTTTGGGTGAAGTGGCGATCGAGTGGCTGCAGCGTTATATGCGAAACGCTCGTCCAGTGTTGCTGAAGCATGCCTGGGGTGAGGCACTGTTTATTTCTCAACAGGGTCGGAGCATGACACGGCAAACCTTATGGCATAGAGTAAAGAAGCTTGCGAGGCAGGCGGATATTTGCGGCGACTTGTCTCCACACGGCCTGCGGCATGCTTTTGCCACTCATTTGCTGAATCATGGTGCCGACCTGCGCAGTGTTCAGCTTCTGCTTGGTCACAGTGATCTTTCCACTACGCAGATCTATACGCATGTGGCGAAAGAACGCCTCCATCAACTGCATCAAACTCATCATCCCCGGGGATGA
- a CDS encoding TIGR04211 family SH3 domain-containing protein: MRKSVNCKARISPFAAALGLSLSLIFAPAGQASAAQGYTNYVTDSIDIPVRRGPGYKYKISQMLKSGTPVKILEVNKEGWALVEYSKKGSHQGWMPTSVLQNQPIAKTQLQEQITKTNRLEEKLGDLNTELNTLKERFTTTKSELESTKKEKFELAKELNRLRTLSSNAVELDQQNQEMKLRLNELENHNTIMREQLDQANDTVKRQWFLTGGGVLLLGLLLGRFFRVPTKRKRWGEI; encoded by the coding sequence ATGAGAAAATCCGTCAACTGTAAAGCTCGAATTAGTCCTTTTGCAGCCGCTCTAGGTCTGAGCCTATCTCTTATCTTTGCTCCGGCAGGCCAAGCGTCTGCCGCACAGGGTTACACCAATTACGTGACCGATTCGATTGATATTCCGGTTCGACGCGGTCCCGGCTATAAATACAAAATTTCTCAGATGCTGAAATCCGGTACGCCGGTCAAAATCCTGGAAGTCAACAAAGAGGGCTGGGCGCTGGTTGAATACAGCAAAAAAGGCAGCCATCAAGGCTGGATGCCTACCAGTGTGCTGCAAAATCAGCCGATTGCCAAGACTCAACTCCAAGAGCAAATCACCAAGACCAATCGTCTGGAAGAAAAACTGGGAGACCTGAACACCGAACTGAATACCCTCAAAGAACGCTTCACAACCACCAAAAGTGAACTTGAAAGCACGAAAAAAGAGAAATTCGAACTGGCCAAAGAGTTGAACCGCCTTAGAACACTATCCAGCAATGCCGTTGAACTGGATCAGCAAAATCAGGAAATGAAACTCCGCCTGAATGAGCTGGAAAATCACAACACCATTATGCGCGAACAGCTTGATCAGGCCAATGACACTGTTAAACGCCAATGGTTCCTGACCGGTGGCGGTGTTCTGCTGCTCGGCCTGCTACTCGGACGCTTCTTCCGCGTACCGACAAAACGCAAACGCTGGGGTGAGATTTAA
- the ffh gene encoding signal recognition particle protein codes for MFDNLSERLNKTLKVLKGQGRLTEANIKDALRDVRRALLEADVALTVVKGFIDKVRDRAIGQEVSTSLNPGQAFIKIVKEELTQVMGEEAAPLNFNVEPPAVIMMAGLQGAGKTTSVGKLAKWLTEREKKKVMVVSADVYRPAAIKQLETLAEQVGVKFFPSSAEQDPVDIARNAHAEARKQFMDVLIVDTAGRLHIDSDMMQEIQRLHDNIKPAETLFVVDAMTGQDAAITAKAFNDALPLTGVVLTKTDGDARGGAALSIREITGKPIKFLGAGEKTDALEPFHPERMAGRILGMGDVLSLIEEAEAKIDQKKAQKFAQKIQKTGEFDLEDFLEQLQQINNMGGVGGLMGKLPGMGQLKNQIDGNVAEKEFKRLEAIIHSMTAQERRFPAVIKGSRKRRIATGSGTSVQDVNKLLKQFAQMQKMMKKVSKGGMKNMMRGLAGKLPPGMGGGLPPGMR; via the coding sequence ATGTTTGACAATTTGTCGGAACGTTTAAATAAGACCCTCAAAGTTTTAAAAGGTCAGGGACGCCTGACGGAAGCGAATATCAAAGACGCTTTGCGAGATGTGCGTCGTGCTTTACTGGAAGCCGATGTCGCCTTGACGGTAGTAAAAGGTTTTATCGATAAGGTACGCGATCGCGCCATCGGTCAGGAAGTTTCCACCAGTTTGAATCCCGGACAGGCGTTCATCAAGATCGTTAAGGAAGAATTGACCCAGGTAATGGGGGAAGAAGCCGCGCCGCTGAATTTCAATGTCGAACCGCCGGCGGTGATTATGATGGCTGGTCTGCAGGGGGCGGGTAAAACCACCTCGGTCGGTAAACTGGCCAAATGGCTGACCGAGCGTGAAAAGAAAAAAGTCATGGTGGTTTCCGCCGACGTCTATCGTCCGGCAGCGATCAAACAGTTGGAAACGCTTGCCGAACAGGTCGGAGTAAAGTTCTTCCCGTCGAGTGCCGAGCAGGATCCGGTTGATATTGCCAGGAATGCACACGCCGAAGCGCGAAAACAGTTTATGGATGTGTTGATTGTCGATACCGCGGGTCGTCTGCATATCGACAGCGATATGATGCAGGAAATTCAACGCCTGCATGACAATATCAAACCGGCGGAAACGCTGTTTGTTGTCGATGCCATGACTGGTCAGGATGCAGCTATTACCGCCAAGGCCTTTAATGATGCTCTGCCGCTGACCGGTGTGGTTTTGACCAAAACCGACGGTGATGCCCGTGGCGGTGCGGCTCTGTCGATTCGAGAAATTACCGGTAAACCGATTAAGTTCCTTGGTGCCGGTGAGAAAACCGATGCGTTGGAGCCGTTCCATCCGGAGCGTATGGCCGGTCGTATTCTCGGTATGGGCGATGTTCTGAGTCTGATCGAAGAGGCGGAAGCCAAAATTGATCAGAAAAAAGCTCAGAAGTTTGCACAGAAAATTCAGAAAACCGGAGAATTTGATCTGGAAGATTTTCTGGAACAGCTGCAACAGATCAATAATATGGGCGGTGTCGGCGGTCTGATGGGTAAATTGCCCGGTATGGGGCAGTTGAAAAATCAGATCGACGGTAATGTCGCAGAAAAAGAATTTAAGCGCCTGGAAGCGATTATTCATTCCATGACGGCTCAAGAACGTCGTTTTCCTGCGGTTATCAAGGGATCGCGCAAACGCCGTATTGCCACAGGATCTGGCACCTCGGTGCAGGATGTTAATAAGCTGTTGAAGCAGTTTGCGCAGATGCAGAAGATGATGAAGAAAGTTTCCAAAGGCGGCATGAAAAATATGATGCGCGGTCTGGCCGGAAAATTACCGCCGGGAATGGGAGGGGGCCTTCCTCCCGGAATGAGATAA
- a CDS encoding inositol monophosphatase, with translation MSNHPFQNDEAWTKLKQGIRTLAQQQILTRFEAVSAEEKQDGSLLTEADTQMQLHTEKFLQEHWPQFAFLGEEQSQEEQETALRSPQGCWVLDPVDGTSNFASGIPVYSVSLALMIDGEPVAGLVYDPDRDEMFAARIAQGAELNEKPLTAKTAKQQLKQTSGIIDFKRLTPELACRIIQENPYSSQRSFGSVALDWCWIAAGRGQIYLHGAQNIWDYAAGYLILHEAGGVSATLDREQVLVAQVIKRSAVAATTPELFNQWQQYLLG, from the coding sequence ATGAGTAATCACCCCTTCCAAAACGACGAGGCCTGGACAAAATTAAAACAAGGCATTCGCACACTGGCACAACAGCAGATTTTGACGCGTTTTGAAGCCGTTAGCGCCGAAGAAAAACAAGACGGTTCCCTACTGACTGAAGCGGACACTCAAATGCAGCTTCATACCGAAAAGTTCCTTCAAGAACACTGGCCGCAATTTGCGTTTCTGGGAGAGGAGCAATCGCAGGAAGAACAGGAAACGGCGCTGCGCAGTCCGCAAGGCTGCTGGGTTCTTGACCCCGTCGATGGAACCAGCAATTTTGCCAGCGGCATTCCGGTCTATTCCGTTTCACTGGCACTGATGATCGATGGCGAGCCGGTCGCCGGACTTGTTTATGACCCGGATCGGGACGAAATGTTCGCCGCCCGTATTGCCCAAGGAGCGGAACTCAACGAGAAACCACTGACAGCCAAAACCGCCAAGCAGCAATTAAAACAGACCAGCGGCATTATTGACTTCAAACGATTAACCCCGGAACTGGCCTGCCGAATCATTCAAGAGAATCCCTATTCCTCACAACGCAGTTTCGGTTCGGTTGCTCTGGACTGGTGCTGGATCGCTGCCGGACGCGGACAAATCTATCTGCATGGCGCACAAAACATCTGGGATTACGCCGCCGGTTACCTGATTCTTCACGAAGCCGGTGGCGTCAGCGCTACGCTCGACCGCGAGCAGGTTCTGGTTGCCCAGGTCATAAAACGCTCGGCCGTCGCGGCCACCACACCGGAATTATTCAACCAGTGGCAGCAATACCTGCTGGGATAA
- a CDS encoding DoxX family protein, whose amino-acid sequence MLLQAPVHSIEGGFMLNWLIHVQRCFNQTLAHFDFLAPLALRLYLFPVFWFAGTNKLQDFSAVVEWFGNSDWGLGLPFPLLMASLAVCAEVIGSVLLLLGLATRWASIPLMITMLVAALGVHRQNGWQSIHDLMSPWSNAAAPEAIEALNLLQQQLESYPAYQTLQEHGSLVVLNNGIEWAVTYFIMLLALLFLGGGRYVSIDDWIQRKLFQNAKY is encoded by the coding sequence ATGTTGTTACAAGCACCGGTGCATTCGATCGAAGGAGGTTTCATGTTGAATTGGTTGATTCACGTACAGCGCTGCTTTAACCAGACACTAGCGCATTTCGACTTTTTGGCGCCGCTGGCTTTGAGGCTCTATCTGTTCCCGGTTTTCTGGTTTGCCGGCACCAATAAATTGCAAGACTTCAGCGCCGTAGTCGAATGGTTCGGCAATTCCGACTGGGGGTTGGGATTACCGTTTCCGCTTTTGATGGCCTCTCTGGCGGTCTGCGCGGAAGTGATCGGTTCGGTTCTGCTTTTACTGGGTCTGGCGACACGCTGGGCAAGTATTCCGCTAATGATCACCATGCTTGTCGCCGCTCTGGGCGTACACCGGCAAAACGGCTGGCAGTCGATTCACGATCTGATGTCACCTTGGAGCAATGCTGCCGCGCCCGAGGCCATTGAGGCCTTGAACCTGTTGCAACAACAGCTGGAAAGCTACCCCGCCTATCAGACGCTTCAAGAACACGGTTCTCTCGTAGTTTTGAATAACGGAATAGAATGGGCCGTCACCTATTTCATCATGCTGCTGGCGTTACTGTTTCTGGGCGGCGGCCGTTATGTCAGCATCGACGATTGGATTCAGCGCAAGCTGTTCCAGAACGCAAAATATTAA
- a CDS encoding DsbC family protein, giving the protein MKDLIKAFAVTLAVSTPAMADQKATADTAAAANAVTKAELSQADREKIPDAVMQQLKLMVSDTTGLVVKPSVIPDIYEVQAGLTIVYLSADGKYMFNGGLIDLQSRANLTEKTQDGLRKLAMAAIPESSMIVYPAKGLKKGEKGRFLTVFTDVDCPYCVKFHHQVAALNDAGVTVRYLAYPRAGVGSSAYLKAVSIWCADDPNKAMDTMMDDRKVVPKSCTNPVKDHMDKARYFQVNGTPNIILDDGQLLPGFVPIKKLLPIMGIK; this is encoded by the coding sequence ATGAAGGATTTAATCAAGGCATTCGCCGTCACTCTGGCGGTGTCCACCCCGGCAATGGCCGATCAGAAGGCTACAGCAGATACTGCTGCGGCTGCAAATGCGGTAACAAAAGCCGAATTGTCTCAAGCGGATCGGGAAAAAATTCCAGATGCGGTTATGCAGCAGCTTAAATTAATGGTTTCCGATACCACTGGCTTGGTGGTGAAACCGAGTGTGATTCCGGACATTTATGAGGTGCAGGCGGGGCTGACCATTGTGTATCTGTCGGCAGACGGAAAATATATGTTTAATGGCGGCTTGATTGATTTGCAGTCGCGGGCAAACCTGACCGAGAAAACTCAGGATGGGTTGCGTAAACTGGCAATGGCAGCGATCCCGGAAAGTTCGATGATTGTCTATCCTGCCAAAGGGCTCAAAAAAGGCGAGAAAGGACGTTTCCTGACGGTCTTTACCGATGTGGACTGCCCTTATTGCGTGAAATTCCATCATCAGGTGGCGGCTTTGAATGATGCTGGTGTAACCGTGCGTTACCTTGCTTATCCACGTGCCGGTGTTGGTTCCAGTGCTTATTTAAAAGCGGTTTCCATCTGGTGTGCGGATGATCCTAATAAAGCGATGGATACTATGATGGATGATCGTAAGGTCGTTCCGAAGAGTTGCACGAATCCGGTCAAAGACCACATGGATAAAGCGCGTTACTTCCAGGTTAACGGCACCCCGAATATTATTCTGGATGATGGACAGCTGTTGCCTGGCTTTGTGCCGATTAAGAAGTTATTGCCGATTATGGGGATAAAGTAA
- the rplS gene encoding 50S ribosomal protein L19 gives MSDIIKKIEAEQMTKEIPAFGAGDTVVVQVKVVEGKNERLQAYEGVVIAKKNRGINSNFIVRKISHGVGVERTFQTYSPLVDSITVKRRGAVRRAKLYYLRNLSGKAARIKEKV, from the coding sequence ATGAGCGATATCATTAAAAAGATTGAAGCAGAACAAATGACGAAAGAAATCCCAGCATTCGGTGCCGGTGATACGGTTGTTGTTCAAGTTAAAGTTGTTGAAGGTAAAAACGAACGTCTTCAGGCGTATGAAGGTGTTGTTATCGCTAAGAAAAACCGCGGTATCAACTCAAACTTCATCGTTCGCAAGATCTCTCACGGTGTAGGTGTTGAGCGTACTTTCCAAACTTACAGCCCACTGGTTGACAGCATTACTGTCAAGCGTCGTGGTGCGGTTCGTCGCGCGAAGCTTTACTACCTGCGTAACCTTTCTGGTAAAGCGGCACGTATCAAAGAAAAAGTATAA
- the trmD gene encoding tRNA (guanosine(37)-N1)-methyltransferase TrmD, producing MFSALTESGVSRRALQKELYRFQTWNPRTFTHDRHKTVDDRPYGGGPGMVMMYQPLKDSIDAIRQAQESKPHVIYLSPQGAPLTQQKAEQLAQMDSLTLLCGRYEGIDERLLETEVDEEICIGDFIVSGGELPAMMLMDAVIRLLPGALGHDQSAEQDSFSDGLLDCPHYTRPEEVMGMRVPEVLLGGNHARIDAWRHEQKLQRTAQRRPDLMARYQGD from the coding sequence ATGTTCTCTGCATTGACCGAATCCGGCGTAAGCCGTCGGGCTTTGCAGAAAGAGCTTTATCGTTTTCAAACTTGGAATCCGCGCACCTTTACTCACGACCGTCATAAGACGGTGGATGACCGCCCATACGGTGGTGGCCCGGGCATGGTGATGATGTATCAGCCGTTGAAAGACAGTATTGATGCAATTCGCCAAGCTCAGGAAAGCAAGCCTCATGTGATTTATCTTTCACCGCAAGGCGCTCCGCTGACGCAACAGAAGGCGGAACAGTTGGCGCAAATGGATTCTCTAACCCTGCTTTGCGGGCGTTATGAAGGCATCGATGAGCGTTTGCTGGAAACCGAGGTGGATGAGGAAATTTGCATTGGCGATTTTATCGTCAGTGGTGGCGAATTGCCGGCCATGATGCTGATGGATGCCGTGATCAGGTTGCTTCCGGGCGCTTTGGGTCACGACCAATCTGCAGAACAGGACTCTTTTTCGGATGGTCTTTTGGATTGTCCGCACTATACCCGACCTGAAGAGGTCATGGGGATGCGTGTTCCAGAGGTACTGTTGGGTGGGAATCACGCCAGAATCGACGCTTGGCGTCACGAACAAAAGTTGCAGCGTACCGCGCAGCGACGCCCGGATTTAATGGCCAGATACCAAGGCGATTAA
- the rpsP gene encoding 30S ribosomal protein S16, with the protein MVVIRLARGGSKKRPFYKLVVADQRFSTTGRFIEQLGFYNPIARGQEEKLRVDQARVDHWVAQGAQMSDRVKSVLKGA; encoded by the coding sequence ATGGTAGTTATTCGTTTGGCCCGTGGTGGTTCTAAAAAGCGTCCTTTTTACAAGCTAGTAGTTGCAGATCAGCGTTTCAGTACGACTGGTCGTTTCATTGAACAACTAGGTTTCTACAACCCGATCGCGCGCGGTCAAGAAGAGAAGCTACGTGTTGATCAGGCGCGTGTTGATCACTGGGTTGCTCAAGGCGCTCAAATGAGTGATCGCGTTAAAAGCGTTCTTAAAGGCGCTTAA
- the rimM gene encoding ribosome maturation factor RimM (Essential for efficient processing of 16S rRNA): MSEKLIVGQINGVFGVHGWVKIFSDTEPRENIFSYSPWWIKRKGEWLEVKVEDFKGQQGGKALVAKLDIIDDRDIAREFMGCEIAIDRSQLRSDDNEFFWIDLIGCQVENLQGDVLGKITDLVETGAHDVLRVKGATQELIPYVLDEFIIEVDIANKRVKVDWQAEESE; this comes from the coding sequence ATGTCAGAAAAGTTGATTGTGGGCCAGATTAATGGTGTTTTCGGGGTTCACGGTTGGGTGAAAATTTTTTCCGATACCGAACCTCGTGAAAATATTTTCAGCTATTCGCCTTGGTGGATTAAACGCAAGGGTGAATGGCTTGAAGTCAAAGTGGAAGACTTCAAAGGACAGCAGGGTGGTAAAGCTCTGGTGGCCAAACTCGATATCATCGATGATCGTGACATTGCTCGTGAATTTATGGGCTGTGAAATTGCGATTGACCGTAGCCAACTGCGGTCCGATGACAACGAATTTTTCTGGATTGATCTGATCGGTTGCCAAGTGGAAAACCTGCAAGGGGATGTGCTTGGGAAAATAACCGATCTGGTCGAGACAGGTGCGCATGATGTTTTGCGTGTGAAAGGTGCGACTCAAGAATTGATTCCCTATGTTTTGGATGAATTCATTATTGAGGTCGATATCGCCAATAAGCGTGTTAAGGTGGATTGGCAAGCCGAAGAGAGCGAGTAA